A window of the Rhodoferax sp. GW822-FHT02A01 genome harbors these coding sequences:
- a CDS encoding DUF6701 domain-containing protein, with amino-acid sequence MSIAPLGSATRADVMLMQLTMDNASTSVTGIGAGWTELSTIAQSTTGLQQRVYYKVRSNTEPASYTWTFASAVHATLILLDARGVDTSVPVNAYSSGTSSGTTITDPEVAAQSANSLLVGFFASASSSSAISISTGTMVIPSNGSASAGPGVAAALATETYGASGLTGVRSASGANAANIGQMVALTAANAPTCFTDNFARSSLGSDWVTSNSKGGFNPLINTGKNRLQLTQNTGNQATLAILQRLFPAAGNLVQVTFQHYAYPNSSGADGIVTIFSDAKVNPVAGGSGGSLGYAQYSSPANSPGFAGGWLGVGIDEFGNFSNPTENRYLGPGAKSNSITIRGPSNSFYTSGTASNYANGYPYLTSANSLSPALSSSTASGGPGDYFRISIDSRVPGEQWIQVERSTDGTTYSTPVNYFNLMAALQSVFGASTQLPSIPTNFWLSFSGGTGGSTNIHELTNLQVCATKMVSASPVINHFRFELPVRNGVVGSMDTCQAATMKVTACTAASPACSPLTGTDVYVTLKPTGWVGGDSVTLLNGQATLQLSQTSSGTITPDIDRTKTIFPAMVNSSTASDCVAPGGTTTNNTIPCSITVSQSTSGFGVTFPTASVQSCADSGLVTIKACSASYASTTKNLQYWFSYTDPSSGTLPVTLSTDSWVTTKTLSNATPTSNTSPATISATFDSSAQAKVRIKYSDVGKVTLNVRDSAATTVTGSSSVIFAPASFAITAIKDMAGNSNPAAADANGSRFVSAGSSFRVTAQALNGCATPSVTPNFGQESAKEGIALAQSLPSGLNLNDNPAITVVSDFNFTNGVGTATVSWSEAGIVQLTPNLKSGNYMGTVNVTGTSSGNIGRFYADHFDVSASNSCNSFTYDRQPFASVTVTAKSSDGRTLLNYAGNSSNPALNFARVVTLADSTGYGTMPQMPAANFSGNGVASLTGAAATYTFNVNPTAPITASIGAADTDNPASIGARVNMPIRSGRVRMSNAYGSELLDLALPMWSEYYSGTYWTKNTADTCTTLVSPYLVFSGTNTTLQANTCVWDSGSPGASGKGCTAAATGSKANRKFLQGGVTGTDSSGTAGFAGNFNVWLKAPGAGNTGGSNKTMTVTATVPDWLMYNWGSGVAAPSARASFNVYRNPLIYSRENY; translated from the coding sequence TTGAGCATTGCACCGCTTGGCTCCGCCACCCGTGCGGATGTGATGCTGATGCAACTGACGATGGACAACGCAAGCACCAGCGTCACTGGCATAGGCGCTGGCTGGACCGAGCTATCGACCATTGCACAGAGCACCACCGGCCTGCAGCAACGCGTGTACTACAAGGTGCGCTCCAACACCGAGCCGGCCAGCTACACCTGGACCTTTGCCAGTGCGGTACATGCCACCTTGATACTGCTGGATGCCCGCGGCGTGGATACCAGCGTTCCCGTCAATGCCTACAGCTCTGGCACCAGCTCAGGCACAACCATCACTGATCCGGAAGTTGCGGCGCAAAGCGCCAACTCGCTGTTGGTAGGGTTCTTTGCAAGCGCTTCATCCTCCAGCGCCATTTCCATATCCACCGGGACCATGGTCATTCCCAGCAATGGCAGTGCAAGCGCCGGGCCCGGGGTTGCTGCGGCGCTTGCTACCGAAACCTATGGTGCCAGCGGGCTGACCGGCGTCCGATCGGCAAGCGGCGCCAACGCAGCCAATATCGGGCAGATGGTCGCACTGACGGCAGCAAATGCGCCCACCTGCTTTACCGACAACTTCGCCCGCTCTTCGTTGGGCAGTGATTGGGTTACGAGCAATTCCAAAGGCGGATTCAACCCGCTGATCAATACGGGCAAGAATCGGCTGCAACTGACTCAGAACACCGGCAACCAGGCCACACTGGCCATCCTTCAGCGCCTCTTCCCTGCAGCAGGCAATCTGGTGCAAGTCACGTTTCAGCATTACGCCTATCCCAACAGCAGTGGAGCAGACGGCATCGTCACGATCTTTTCAGACGCCAAGGTCAATCCGGTTGCTGGCGGCAGCGGCGGCTCTTTGGGCTATGCCCAATACAGCAGCCCTGCCAATTCACCGGGCTTTGCCGGCGGATGGTTGGGTGTTGGTATTGACGAATTCGGCAACTTCTCCAACCCCACGGAAAACCGCTATTTGGGTCCGGGCGCCAAATCCAATTCGATCACCATCAGAGGACCGTCCAACTCTTTCTACACGTCAGGCACTGCAAGCAACTATGCCAATGGCTATCCGTACCTGACGAGTGCTAACAGCCTCTCCCCCGCCCTCAGCTCGTCCACTGCGAGCGGTGGCCCTGGTGACTATTTCCGCATCTCCATTGATTCGCGGGTTCCAGGTGAGCAATGGATTCAGGTGGAGCGCAGCACAGACGGCACGACGTACTCCACACCAGTCAACTATTTCAATCTGATGGCCGCGCTCCAAAGCGTATTTGGCGCCAGCACACAACTGCCCTCCATTCCAACGAATTTCTGGTTGTCGTTTTCCGGCGGCACGGGTGGCTCCACCAATATCCACGAGCTCACCAATCTGCAGGTCTGCGCCACCAAGATGGTTTCGGCCAGCCCGGTGATCAACCACTTCCGATTCGAGCTGCCCGTCCGGAACGGCGTGGTGGGATCGATGGATACCTGTCAAGCGGCAACCATGAAGGTGACCGCCTGCACGGCTGCCAGCCCGGCCTGCTCCCCGCTTACAGGAACAGATGTCTATGTGACCTTAAAACCGACTGGCTGGGTTGGCGGCGACTCTGTCACCCTGCTCAACGGCCAGGCCACCTTGCAGTTATCCCAGACCAGCAGCGGAACCATCACGCCCGACATCGACCGGACCAAAACCATCTTCCCAGCCATGGTCAACAGCAGTACCGCATCGGATTGCGTAGCACCAGGAGGCACCACTACCAACAACACCATACCCTGCTCCATCACGGTGAGCCAGTCCACTTCTGGATTTGGCGTGACATTTCCAACCGCTTCGGTTCAGTCATGCGCGGATTCCGGATTGGTAACCATCAAGGCCTGCAGCGCGAGCTACGCCAGCACGACCAAAAACCTGCAGTACTGGTTCAGCTATACCGACCCCTCTTCCGGCACCTTGCCGGTCACACTGAGCACCGACAGTTGGGTGACGACCAAGACCTTGAGCAATGCAACGCCCACCAGCAACACCAGCCCGGCCACCATCAGCGCCACGTTTGACAGCTCGGCACAGGCCAAGGTACGCATCAAATACTCCGACGTGGGCAAGGTCACCCTGAACGTGCGGGACTCTGCGGCGACCACGGTGACGGGCAGCTCATCCGTCATTTTTGCGCCAGCCAGTTTTGCAATCACCGCCATCAAGGACATGGCGGGCAATTCCAACCCTGCTGCCGCCGATGCCAATGGTTCCAGGTTTGTGTCAGCCGGCTCGTCGTTTCGGGTGACGGCCCAGGCACTCAATGGCTGCGCCACACCATCGGTCACACCCAATTTCGGACAGGAGTCCGCCAAGGAAGGTATTGCGCTGGCCCAGTCCCTTCCTTCTGGCCTGAATCTGAACGACAACCCCGCCATCACTGTGGTGAGCGACTTCAACTTTACCAATGGCGTAGGAACCGCCACTGTGAGCTGGTCGGAGGCCGGGATAGTGCAGCTCACACCCAATCTGAAGTCTGGCAATTACATGGGAACGGTCAATGTCACGGGCACTTCCAGCGGAAATATCGGGCGGTTTTATGCAGATCACTTCGATGTGAGCGCAAGCAACTCATGCAACAGCTTCACCTATGACAGACAACCGTTCGCCAGCGTCACTGTGACAGCCAAGTCCTCTGATGGCAGAACTCTGCTCAACTATGCGGGCAACAGCTCCAATCCGGCACTGAATTTCGCACGCGTGGTTACGCTTGCCGACAGCACCGGGTATGGAACCATGCCGCAGATGCCCGCCGCCAACTTCAGCGGCAATGGCGTCGCGTCACTCACCGGTGCCGCTGCCACCTACACCTTCAACGTCAACCCCACCGCGCCGATCACCGCGTCCATAGGTGCTGCAGATACCGACAATCCGGCGTCTATCGGGGCGAGAGTCAATATGCCCATTCGCAGCGGCCGTGTGCGCATGTCCAACGCCTATGGTTCCGAGCTGCTGGATCTCGCCTTACCCATGTGGTCAGAGTACTACAGCGGAACCTACTGGACCAAAAATACAGCGGATACCTGCACCACGCTGGTGAGCCCGTACCTGGTTTTTTCAGGGACCAACACCACGCTGCAGGCCAATACCTGCGTATGGGATAGCGGCAGCCCCGGCGCTTCCGGCAAGGGTTGCACTGCTGCTGCAACCGGCTCCAAGGCCAACCGGAAATTTCTGCAAGGCGGTGTCACAGGTACCGACAGCAGTGGAACAGCAGGCTTTGCTGGCAATTTCAATGTCTGGCTCAAGGCGCCAGGCGCTGGCAATACCGGAGGCAGTAACAAGACCATGACGGTGACCGCGACAGTGCCAGACTGGCTGATGTACAACTGGGGCAGTGGCGTGGCCGCGCCTTCAGCGCGGGCCAGCTTCAATGTCTATAGAAACCCGCTGATCTACTCCCGCGAAAACTATTAG
- a CDS encoding Do family serine endopeptidase produces the protein MERSRTYPLFRMTIAALLVATSFIGGYAYSQRSTATATVAAPTEQSVAAGTPTTRYAIGADFADLAAQQGPAVVNISVSGKVKTRFSGWQRGIPDGDPNDPFAELFRRFQAPQPSETPVHALGSGFIVDPSGLILTNAHVVANADEVTVKLTDTREFKAKVVGSDKLSDVAVLKIDARNLPTVRIGDPQRARVGEWVVAIGSPFGLENTVTAGIVSAKSRTLPDEGYVPFLQTDVPINPGNSGGPLFNMSGEVIGINSQIYSRSGGYQGLSFAIPIDVAMKVERQLVDHGKVSRGRLGIGIEPVNAELAKTLGLDKPTGAMVGSVERGSPADKAGVTPGDVVLQFNGKTIDRANELPPMVSDLTPGSKVKVQVWHQGKSRELSVVLGELKVARNDAATDSDN, from the coding sequence ATGGAAAGATCACGCACATATCCCTTGTTCCGCATGACCATTGCCGCCCTGCTGGTCGCCACGTCCTTCATAGGCGGTTACGCCTATTCGCAGCGCAGTACCGCCACGGCAACAGTTGCCGCCCCAACTGAGCAGAGCGTTGCGGCAGGCACGCCAACCACGCGTTACGCCATCGGCGCCGACTTTGCCGACCTGGCCGCACAGCAGGGTCCGGCCGTGGTGAACATCAGCGTGTCCGGCAAGGTAAAGACCCGCTTTTCCGGCTGGCAGCGCGGCATTCCCGACGGCGACCCCAATGACCCCTTTGCCGAGCTGTTTCGCCGCTTCCAGGCACCTCAACCCAGCGAGACGCCGGTGCATGCGCTGGGCTCGGGCTTTATCGTGGACCCCAGTGGCTTGATCCTGACGAATGCCCACGTGGTAGCCAACGCCGATGAGGTGACGGTCAAGCTCACCGACACACGCGAATTCAAAGCCAAGGTGGTGGGCAGCGACAAGCTGTCGGACGTTGCCGTGCTCAAGATCGATGCCCGCAACCTGCCCACGGTACGAATCGGCGACCCGCAACGCGCACGCGTAGGTGAATGGGTAGTGGCCATCGGCTCGCCTTTCGGCCTGGAGAACACGGTGACTGCCGGCATCGTGTCGGCCAAGTCGCGCACCCTGCCCGACGAGGGCTATGTGCCATTCCTGCAGACTGATGTGCCCATCAACCCCGGCAATTCCGGCGGTCCGCTGTTCAACATGTCCGGTGAGGTGATTGGCATCAACTCGCAGATCTACAGCCGTAGCGGCGGCTACCAGGGGCTGTCGTTTGCCATTCCGATTGATGTAGCGATGAAGGTGGAGCGCCAGCTGGTGGACCATGGCAAGGTCAGCCGCGGCAGATTGGGAATTGGCATTGAGCCGGTCAATGCCGAGCTGGCCAAAACCCTTGGCCTGGACAAACCCACCGGCGCCATGGTCGGCTCAGTGGAGCGCGGCAGCCCAGCGGACAAGGCCGGTGTAACGCCGGGTGACGTGGTGCTGCAATTCAACGGCAAGACCATAGACCGCGCCAACGAGTTGCCGCCGATGGTCAGTGACCTGACGCCCGGCTCCAAGGTCAAGGTCCAGGTTTGGCACCAAGGCAAGAGCCGGGAACTGAGCGTCGTGCTGGGCGAGCTCAAGGTGGCCCGCAATGACGCTGCAACAGATTCCGACAACTGA
- a CDS encoding NTP transferase domain-containing protein has product MSLPVDRASLPTVLVLASGRGERFTASGGRVHKLQADLVGKTVLQRTLDAVRATGLHWHLEDAGHPGMGDSIAAAVRATRDAAGWLILPADLPLIAPQTLLELATSQPDAEVLVPLFEGQRGHPVRFARACGDALAGLSGSRGAAPLVSRFNAVELSVRDRGCVTDIDTLQDLADAAQLLQSGALRQP; this is encoded by the coding sequence TTGTCTTTGCCGGTAGACCGTGCATCACTACCCACCGTGCTGGTGCTTGCCTCCGGCCGGGGCGAGCGCTTCACCGCGTCGGGCGGCCGCGTCCACAAGTTGCAGGCAGACCTGGTGGGGAAAACGGTGTTGCAACGCACCTTGGACGCCGTGCGCGCCACCGGTTTGCACTGGCACCTGGAGGATGCGGGTCACCCCGGCATGGGGGATTCGATTGCCGCCGCCGTGCGTGCCACCCGTGATGCGGCAGGCTGGTTGATATTGCCTGCTGACCTGCCGCTGATTGCTCCCCAAACGCTCTTGGAACTGGCGACTTCCCAACCGGACGCCGAGGTGCTGGTGCCCTTGTTTGAAGGGCAGCGTGGGCATCCGGTGCGTTTTGCGCGTGCCTGCGGCGATGCACTGGCGGGTTTGAGTGGCAGCCGAGGCGCTGCGCCCCTGGTGTCCCGGTTCAATGCGGTTGAGTTGTCGGTGCGGGATCGGGGTTGTGTGACCGATATTGACACTCTGCAAGACCTTGCTGATGCTGCGCAGTTGCTGCAATCCGGTGCGCTGCGCCAGCCCTAA